The Bacillota bacterium genome includes the window CGGACAAATATTCCCGATTGTCCCTCGATGAGCAACGCCGGGACTCTGCCCGACGGTGGGGTTTACCTGATTCACAATCCGGTTTATCTCCAGCGGGATCCGTTGATCATCAGTCTATCTAAGGATGGAGTGAATTTTGACAGGGCAGCGGTAATCCGTAGTAACGCGCCGCCGAGCCGTTATACCGGCATTGGCAAAGGGGATGGGTATCAGTACCCAGCTTCGGTTATTGCCGAGGGAGCCCTTTGGGTTATCCATTCCATCAACAAGGAGGACATTGCCATCAGCCGGATTCCCTTGGAGTCTCTGCAGTGAGACGAATCTGTATCAAGAGGGCAGCTTTGCCCACAACCAAAAGAAGGGAGTGACAAAAGGAATGAAAAGAAGATACGGGCTGGTCTTGCTTCTGGTGTTGTTCGGTGCGGTTTCCTGTTTCAGTCTTCCGGAGATGATAGAGCCAGAAGGACCAACGGTGATCCACTGGCGGGGTGACGGGGAGATTGGGAAGTCTGTCCTCCGACTGGTGGATGAAGTGCGGGGCCTGGTGGCTGTCAAGATGGGGGCGGAGGACATACGCTACGGAGAGCCATCTCCCTGGAGTTCGTCTCCCTCGTTGTACTTCGATAACGGGTCGAACCAAAACGGTGGTTTCTTCAAGGTGTCCGACGGTCCTGTGGTGGATCTGCAGCTGATGGATGCTTTCACCATTGAGGTGACCCTCAAACCGTCCTCGATTCGCCAGTCGGTGATTCTACGGAAGACCGAAGGTACCAGCAGCAACGGT containing:
- a CDS encoding LamG domain-containing protein — its product is MKRRYGLVLLLVLFGAVSCFSLPEMIEPEGPTVIHWRGDGEIGKSVLRLVDEVRGLVAVKMGAEDIRYGEPSPWSSSPSLYFDNGSNQNGGFFKVSDGPVVDLQLMDAFTIEVTLKPSSIRQSVILRKTEGTSSNGYQLVLTANGSVAFYLGNAELNRYVVSSGGAVAADTWYHVAATFGNGEMALYLNGELVQSKPFEEPLEDTSGVLGIGALVRDTEGLNTGQYYHGFIGEIKVSDYCLDPSEFLINL